One Clostridium estertheticum DNA segment encodes these proteins:
- a CDS encoding DUF3783 domain-containing protein, with protein MKLINERLILAYGLTDTEKEKLNSILSKQDILPCKVIEKNMGQLTIKEILCSIDAKENNIELPHEKLLLFNNYKDKELYALIDSIKEIKSADTILAAVTPTSIDWTVSFLLQHLMEEREAYRKM; from the coding sequence ATGAAGCTTATTAATGAAAGACTTATCCTTGCGTATGGACTAACTGACACGGAAAAAGAAAAACTTAATAGTATACTATCAAAACAAGATATATTACCTTGCAAAGTGATTGAGAAAAACATGGGGCAACTTACAATTAAAGAAATATTGTGTAGCATAGATGCTAAGGAAAACAATATTGAATTACCCCATGAAAAATTACTTTTATTTAACAATTATAAGGATAAGGAACTATATGCTCTAATTGATAGTATAAAGGAAATTAAAAGCGCGGACACTATATTAGCCGCTGTAACACCAACATCTATAGACTGGACTGTTAGTTTTCTCTTGCAGCACCTAATGGAAGAAAGAGAAGCTTATAGAAAAATGTAA